AGGAGTACCAGCGAGTGCGGCCGCCGGCGCACGGCCTCCGTCAGCTGCCCACCACCCTCGCCGTGCCCGACGTACCCCGGGGGCGCGCCGACCAGCCTCGCCACCGCGTGCTTCTCCATCAGCTCGCTCATGTCCAGCCGCACCATGGCGTCCTCCGACCCGTAGTAGTAGGCCGCCACCGCCTTGGCCAGCTCCGACTTGCCGACGCCCGTCGGGCCGGCGAACACGAAGCTCGCGATCGGCCGGCGCGGGTCGCTCAGCCCCACGCGGGCGCGCCGGATCGCGCGGCTAACCGCCGTCACGGCCTCGTCTTGGCCGATGATGCGCCGGTGTAGGCCTCCTCCATCCTCAGCAGCTTGGTGGTCTCGTCGGTGGAGAGCTCGTGGACGGGCACGCCGGAGCAGAGCGAGACGATGTGCCGGATGTCTTCTTTGGTGACCACTGGTGGCACCGCCGACATGCCAGGACTCACCTCGTCGTTGCCGATCTGCAGGGTTGTTGTCAGCTGGGACTTGAGCTCCAGTTCACGATCGCGAAGCTCCTTCGCCTGGTTGCATTCAGATGATCAACTTGTTTTTTGATGGAAAGATGATCACGAGATGCCAATTGCCAAAGAAATGAATCTGTAATCGTTACCTTTTTAAAGTTCTCGATACGGATAGTATCACATTTCTCCTTAGTGATTTTCTTGATCTCTGTTACAAAGTCTTGAAGTTCCTTAGGTAGCTTCGGCTGTGGATCAGTTCAACTGAGATTTTGTAAGAATGCATGCGAAAATAGGGGATGAAAGTTACATTTCTGAGTTTGTTGTACCTGGGCATGCCGTAATCTGACTAGGGAACCTGCTTCGTCAATCAAGTCAATGGCCTTATCTGGAAGAAAACGATCACTGCAAGCAAAAAGCAATAGTAATTATGAAAACTGTACAACTGAGAAATCTGCAGGTAGAGATAGATTAACCTGCGAGGAGGAGGATCAACTTCATTAAAAGTCAATAGTACACCTAGCAACTAGCATGATATCAGTATGACAAAAACATGGTGTAAGTTTACTTCATCTTTATTTAACTATAAATAAATGTGAAATCTTGGGATCAACTTATGGTTTTATTTCAGTGTCAGCAGAATCTAGTGTTCAAATTACTCGAAGAACATTTACGAATAGGATTCGGAACAATGGCTGGTACTATAGGTCCACCTTCCTTAATCACAGACCTGATGTACTTATGTGAGAGCTCGGCAGCTGCACTTAGTGCTTCATCCGCATATTGAACTTTATGATGggtttcatatctttctcgaaGCCCTTTTAGAATTTCTATGGCTTCCTCAACCATTGGCTCTGGAACCTTCACCTGTCGGAAACGCCTTTCCAGTGCTGGATCTTTCTCAATATGTTTCATGTACCCATCAGTTGTAGTGGCTCCGATACACTGACAACATCGATGCCAGAAAGACATACTTAACAAACAAAAAAACTGATCAAACATAATTCCAACATATGAAGTCCAACGTGATATACTGACCTGAAGTTCACCTCTTGCTAGTGCTGGCTTCAAAATGTTAGCAGCATCAATAGCACCTTctactgctgctcctgctcctactAGGGTGTGAAGTGTGAACTTCATCGAGGAATACTATTATGTTGCCACATTGCTTGATTTCTTCCAAAAGATTCTTTAATCTTTCTTCGAACTCTCCACGGTATTTTGTTCCAGCTAGAAGGCATCCAATATCGACAGAGATAACCTGTATTAACAAGTGTTGGAAACATGAATTAACTACCGGCCGCTCCTAATAGTAGTGTACATAGGGCAGCTGAAATAAAGCAAAATAAAATTACCATAGATATTGGCCACGAATCATGTTTTAATGTATTCTTAGACCATTTTTGTGGATCAATGAATTACAGTGTAATAACATGAATATTTCTTCAATTAAATTCGTCAAGGGATAGTGGTTCAAAATTACCTAGTGATTTACTTTCAAAAAGATACGTAGTGATTCAACTGATCATACAGCCAAATGCTTATTATTAGTAAgaaaaataagatctaaataacTGATCTGGACAGGGAAAAAAAACAGGGAAAAAAAACAGGAAGGCAGCAACTGATAAATCTAACAGACACAAACAGGTACTTTTCCCCATACATTTAACTTTCATGTAAATAAAATGGTTAATATTTGCAAGATTACAACAAATTCAGCTATACCGATAGTTGCAAGATTACAACAAACTCAAGCTATGCCAAATAACAATCAAATAGAATCGAGACAAAACGAATCACAAATGTTGCCCTAAAGAACCAAGAGAAAAACCTTTTTCCCTTGCATTGTTTCTGGAACATCCCCCATGGCAATGAGCTGGGCAAGGCTTTCCACTACTGCTGTTTTTCCAACACCTGGCTCTCCAATCAGGCAGGGGTTGTTCTTCCCCTTTCTGCTTAAAATTTGTACAACTTGATCAATCTGTTTTTGTCTTCCAATAACAGGATCCAACTTTCCCTAGTGTACAACATGATCATGTCCCAGAACATTATATTGTGGATTGCATTGCACTCTAGTATAAAGTAGCTTATAAGTCCAGAACAGTACCTTATTAGCTAATGTTGTTAAATCAGTTCCGTATTCATCGAGTGTGGGTGTGGATATCTTGTTTTTTGTCTCAGCACAAGTTTTACTGCTTCTCTTTTCCAAAGAATCATCATTGCTTCGAGTTTTCAAAGGAGACTCGCTGCTTCCTCTCCTAACTCTACCATTGATTATTTGGAAAACCTGAGATGCAAGATATGTTTATGACCATCAATCAACTAAGCATGATAATCTAATCAAGAGTGTGAATTTGCCTTCTAGCTAGAGGCAGAGACTTTATTTGAATATAGTTTACctcattgaggccttgtttagttcccaaaaattttgcaaaatttttcagattccccgtcacatcgaatctttagacgtatgcatggagtattaaatatagatgaaaataaaaactaattgcacagtttggtcggaattggcgagacaaatcttttgagcctagttagtccataattaaacaatatttgtcaaatacaaacgaaagtgctactatttctattttgcaaaatgttttggaagtaaacaaggcctgagtatgAGGTCCAAGAGCAAAATACAAATGCATTGTAAAATGTGGCTCCACAGGACTTGGCTGATTCCAGACTTGAGCGCTAAATGCTGTGTTTCCTCTTGTGCAAGCGCGAAAATGTTCTTAACTTCCCCGCTGAAACTGTTGAGAGTTGCCCTGGTGACAAGACGAGAATTCTTTTGTCCTCTCTGTCTGCTGCGAAATATTGATTTGTAGCCAAGTACTGGTGTCACCGCAGGTCTATGCACTGCTCGTAGACAACCAAATGCTTGTGTCTTGGTTGTGGTTCCATGATTTTGAGCCATGGAAAGTTGGAAACTATTGAGGAAGGTCTCCTGGTGCTCTGGCACTTCCAATTGGTTTTCCTACCTCCAGCTGACGATGGGAAAGAAGTGGATCTACGCAATGTTCCTGCCATAATTGCAAATGCAGCTCCATAGCCTgttcatgacaagatgattagaGTAAGAGATAAAACATTCTAGATGTTTCTTCTGATAACATTCTATTTGGTATGACGACATATATATAACAAGGATTTCTGAAACCCACAGAACACCACGCATTCACGCACagtgtctatcatgaattcatgaTGAGAcacactacaagaattaaccACCAATACAGACTGGAGAATCAGACCGCAAAACATTGACATAAGAAGCTGACGCACCTGCGACCCTTGCAACATGTGCCGCGCTTATGTCAGGGCGGACGGCAGCATGGACAGGAGGTAGCTTCAGTGGAAGTGGAGTAGAGGGGCACAGTAAAACCATGACTGCAAATTAATGTGTTGCCTGTGTATGGCAGATCAATGGTTAGAGTAGACGACACTTGTtcgcttggctgataagccatggcaAGAAGTacttggctgatttattgtgagagaaaaacactattgtATCTTGGACACGCTTTTGTTTGAGCTCTCAGCTCAGATTTTAGCCAAAGGTGATTAATGGCATGTCAAAAGAAACCCAACATTTCATATTTCATTTTTATCAGATTCTTCATGTCACGATAAATTCAGCTGGGTAAGTGATTAACCATTGGCTAGGCTCAGCTAAGCAGAACGATTACTGTTAGGCCATGGATGATCAGTGGCTACAAAGCGAGCACTGAAGCTGAACACAGGTattgtttttaaaaaaaatctgaacACAAGTACACAGAACCTGAAGCAAGCGCTCGCCCTCGGCGGCGAGGAGGCAAGGTGTAGGTACCTGCTGGGACGtggcaacggcggcggcggcggcgacgtggAGGACTAGGACGTCGAAAGCGGGGCGCAGGATCAAGGTGTGGCTGCCGCCTGCCGGAGGGTGAGCCGCTGATGCCGATcgaggcgacggcggcgggCGGAGGCAGGAGCGCGAAAGGAAAGCTCATCCGGCGCGAAGCAACGGGATGCGTATATAATGAAGTAAATTTGGAAATTGATCGCCAATTCAGGAGACATCAGTTCCAATTCCAAATCCGCAGATTTGTTTAAGCGGCAATAGAATCggcaagagagtagcaacgaGTTTGCAAGCACCTCCGCTGTCCGAAGGCACTCTCCAACGAATTAACGGCATATTTTTTTTACTATAATAAACCTTTTTAGAAGCTTATAATTTTTTTGTGGTTTAAAAAAACTTAGCAGGTATTTATCAAAATTTCCAACTAAAAAAATGATGAAACTACCTTGAAAATAAATTCTAACCCAGGGATGGAGGTAATTTAAATGGTTTTGAGAGTTGATTGGTAATATGTGTAGTTTCAGAGCTCGGGGAGGAAAATTCAGTTGAAGGAGATATAAGAGATATTCTCACTCCCATAAAAGGTTTCACTTTTTCGTATCCCCATTTTGGATTTGTCCATATATTCTGTTGAGTACTCTCTCTGTTCAGTTTACtatatttgtagaaaatacgtgcaatatttatatctctaaataaatttattataaaactaaattcaaagatcttttcaatgatactaattatgtaccataaatattaatatttttaatatatatttagttaaagttattttttgAAAATCATAAACGACAATTATTTTGGGATAGAGAAAGTACACGGACAAGCCATATCTCACTCCATATGTCATACTGGCTTATACTTTTTTTGGTATTCAAATTATTTGTAGCAGCATTATTTTTAGCTAGCTAGTTTTCTAATGAGCCAAAACATACTACTTTAGAAAGTTAAAATAATCTATGatgtttttttagattttgtgcATGTGCATTAGGCTAGTcttaatgcatgtttcatgagagtgtcatgcacattaagtaGGATGTcatataagcaaaattgctgacttggcagagtcattaaGGCCCTATTTAGATGCAGCCAAAGAGCCAAAAACTTTTGGAGAAATAAGCACTTTTTGGAAGAATGAATCTAAACAGGGGCTTATAAAACTTAGTTgtaaagatttggaatttgggaCCTTGGAGCTCCAAAACTGTGTAAACTTGCTTAGGGATCCGTGTCTTGTGTGTTGTAGACCAAAAAATTTGGGAAATATCTAAACACCTATTTGAatgtaaagtttttttttataaagtttACAGCCAAAAGTTTTGGGATGTAAAGATTTAGGATCTAAACAGTttctaaatgaaggagtttcgtaCCCATGAAACTCATGCGGCTCGTTAGTAGAGCAAAAGTTAGTAGAGCAAAAGCTATTGTGCCCAAAAAATTGCATGGCTTTCTTCAAAAGTTAGTAGAGCAAAAGCTTGATTAAAAACTATAAGATGCACTGCTATTGCTAGCAATACCTCAGGAAGATGAGCCGACAGAAACCTGTTAGGATTTTCGAATTAAAACCAGGACACAAAGCTTGGAGCCTGATAACCGGTTAGGTTCGAATGTTTGCTCTGCTAGTGTTTCATGAGATGACTTTGCATATGCTGCATCTTTAGCTGAATACacacatattttttttttctgatgaaAAAATCTTATTTGCTTCAAAATAACAATAGCATAGTAAATTTTGCCTAGCCATTACTGAGAATCACAGGAAATGCTATTTAAAGTCTTGTCCAAACAAAACAAAGTACGCCTCACATTCtacaaggaaaaaaaaaatgggACAAGCAGTTTATACAGTAAGTTAAATTTCAGTCATGCAATGTTACAGAACAAGCAATCCAATTTATGGATAATCAAACTAAAGAACATAGCTGCACATTCTGCAATCTACAAGAAAAAAATGGGACATGAAAACATCACCACGTCCATCCTGACGATCTTGAATCTGCTGCCAGATTGATGTCCAAATTCAAATCTCCCAGCTTGATGTCGCAGTCCCACCGCAGTGGTCTCGTATGTCTCTGCCCAAATCCAAACCCATCAGCTGGATGCAAGCCATGACATGGATGCAGCCAAGGACCTCACCAGCCGTGGCGGCGCCATGTCTTCTCACTTGGGTCGGGCGACTGCGAGCgtggggcggggcggggcgaaCGCGACCGGGCGTCGATGGCCACGACTGGAGCGTGAGGACACGACACGACGGAGGGAGGGGAAGTTGAAGCGGCGAGGTGGGAGTCGCATGTCTTTTGGAGGGAGAAGCAGGTATCGAACCCTGGCCGCTGGCGCTGGCGCTGAAAAAACAAAAGAACCACCGCACCGCTACTCGGTGCTCACCAGACACAAAACAAAAGCATGTCCCAGTGCATTTTCTATTTCACAGCAACAGCAGGTTACTGAAAAACCCTACACAAGCCAGCGCCGACGGGTCCCTTCAGCCCACCACACGCGTTAGAGAGCATTACATATCTCACACACCACGCATGcaaacatcacacaaccaaaaACTGTGTCTGTTACGCTTACTGAGATGGTAAGCCTGAAACTAATCCTCTTCTTCAACACTACATTCCGGTGCCGCATCCGAGCTATTGGGTGCTATTTCTGACGTGAACAAGGTTCCTCAGCTCTTCAAATGCATCCATGGTCTCCGGGTCGAAACCTCCAGCAAACTGCAAAAATGAGGCCGGTTTTAAAATTTTAAGAACACTTGCAGATTTAAATACTGGAGAGCATGCAAACTTAATGAGACATTAGGTTCCTGTATGTGTCAGAGGGAAAAACAATCTGTTTAATCACATATGGAACTGGCAATGATGGACATGTGAAATGCTTGTGTGTGTGAGATATTGTTGGCAGTAAGGGATGCGCAACGTGCGTGAGAGTTTGCCTTGTCTTAAGTTACAGCTATAATGTGTTACCTGATGCATCCTGAAGGCAAATCTCACAGCCTGAAGCAGCATGTACTCCAGAGCTGGATCCTTATTCAGAGGGCCCATGTATTGAAGCTCCATTGCAACCCTTTTCATGTACATCTTCGCTAATTTCACAGATGCAAACTTTATCTGTAgtcaagaagaaaaaaaataagggAGCAATCCAACAATTTAAAGCAGGTCTTTTATAAGACGATACTGCTATATAGATTTTCATGACAGCAACAGAATCTGCAACTGCAGATAAGGAAATAAAGACGGATTCCCAGAGCTGTTTGAGAAAAACATTCCTTAAGCAACAATACACAAAAATAATGTATTCAGTATTCTCAAGGAATAGGACTTTTAGTGGTCATCATACTAAGCACTCTAACTATACTGAAAGATATATATGACAGCAGTGGGAAACTAATCAATAAttaaagtagtactagacaacaAGCTTTGCTTACTCCACTAAAGTAGTGTGATTCTGCAGGCCATCTGCAGTTTCCATGCCTAATGGAAGTGCACACTCATAATTTATTTAGACCGGAGAAGGGGCAGTCCGACACATaatatttaccttgctaataagaTTGTTATCAAGCATCCAGTCGGTTGGAATATTAAACTCCTTGCACTGCCTCATCATAGCCTCTCTTGTCCTTAGAAGATTGTAGACACCTCTCTCAGTCCTGAAttaagaatgccaatcaaatttTCAGTATTTTGTGCAACTTTATGGGTAATAATTATTAGGTACTTGCATATTTCATTATATTTCGGTAAACTTGGACATACTTTTCAGATAGTGTAACCATTTTCTTCAGCGCGATTTCACAGGGTAGACGTGGATCATCTTTATAGTTTGAAACTTCCGATTCCAACTTCTTCAGGTCCTGGTAGCCAAAAGCTGCCTCTCGTAGAGTGTCTGCCTTCTTCTCAGGCCAATCAAAATGCTTCAACACTGCTCTCTCATCCACCTGGGTGTAAGGCAATTAAGTTAAAGGAATAATTTAAGTGGCAGCTCCAACTGAAAATGATTACTCAGAAATGAGTGGGATTGTAATAAACATACTAGGAAGCCAAGTTCATCATCTAGCCACTTCACAAATGCAACCACATCTTCGATATCTTTGTAGGCTGCACTAGTCACCTCCTTAATCAATGATTTCACAAATTCACCCTGAGTTTCAACATCTGCCTTGATCTGCAAATTAAATAAAAAGTTAAAGCACACAGTTAGTGCCAGAACCAGCCCCATCAGAGCTATTTGTATGATCACCAGATTTCCAATAAGCTAGACTGAGCTCACTACTTACAGCTTGCAAATGGGACGAGCGGTTCTCGATTTCACCAATCATGCTACTCCGCACATTCGCAGAGTTAGCTGCTTCACAGATTCCACCACTGGAAGTATCCTTTTTGGTGTCCCTTCTCATAAGTGAATGGTAGAGCTCTGCGACCTGAGGTGCCCTCTTCATGACCCCAGTACTTTTTGAGGAAAACTTtggaggaggcggtggcggcggtggtcGTGGTGGATTTACAGTCGATCCATTTGATGGACCAGAATTTGACACGGAAACAGAAGGTCTTGGTGGAGGATTAGGGATGCGCAATGCACGCTTTTCAACATCCAGACACTGTGACTTGCATACTTCTGGCTTGCTGAGAACAAATCTTGAACTTTCAGATCGACCAAAATCATACTTGTCCACAAGAAGGTCACGCTTCTCCCTGATTGTAGGATCCTTATTACAGGCAAATGACTCATCTGTTGCATCCAGAAGGCTGATAAAGGTATCAGATTGCCTTCTTTTAATGATGTTGAAGTCTTGTGCACATCCCTTTGGTCCACCAAGTGAATGCCTACGTGTCGGGCTTCGTGCTTCTGCAGCTTCAATCCACGCCCTATCAAGAAGGGCTTCCTTTTTAGATGCTTGGCAACTCTTATCATTCTGGGACCACTGCTTGATGCGTTCTGCAATGCTGAATTTTATATCAGAACTGTCCTCAGCATTTTTTGCATCACCTTCACCACCATCACCCTCATTAAAAGCCATGACACCATTGCAATCTATATCCGTCATTGCTCTAGCTGCTTGATCTGAGTTACAGAGCTCATGGCGTAGACATGAATTGATCCACCGAAGATAAGCAAGCTCCTCAACCTCTGTTAGCCGACTCATTTGCAATCCCTCAACTTGCTTGCTTAGGTTTGCATTTGTGTGCCTCAGCAACGATGCCTCAGCTTGAACCTTGGCAACTATATCACTCTGGTGACAGTATTTAAAGCACACGAAAGAAAAATTAGTTGAAATATTTTCCATACAAAGTACAAACAGAAAGAATAAAGTTCAAGCAATGGTACCTCTGCATTCTTCTCAAGGCCAGCCAATTTGGATTCAGCTGAAGagagcttaattgcaagatTTCGTTTCTGAAACTGTAGTTCTTTGTTTAACCGGCGTAGTTCAACAACTTCGAACTCCAAGTTTTCTGAAGGTGTATTGTCCCCATTTACACTAGGTATCCGGTTGCCATGGCCATCTAACCTTACATTTTCTTCATGATGTTCTACCATAGAAGATAGAGCTGATAATTGTTCAGATATGTTTGTTTTCTCAGCTTCTAATGAAGTCTTCAGTCGTGCAAGCCTGTCAACTTCATCCCTCATAGAATCAAGCTCCTTCTCAAGTTCTGAAACTTTTGGGTTTTCTCTGCATTGCCGCAACTCTGACTGTAATGCTAATTCCCTTTCTTTCGACTCACGTAGTTGCTCCCTGAGATGATCCAACTCAAGAAAAAGATCATGGGATGCTGGGGACCTAATATTGTGGCAATCAAAGACATGGGGGTGGACTTGAGCACCAGCAGGTGAACAAGGGAAGTCCCCGATAAGGGATCTTTTCACCCTAGAGTGGTACGGAATCTGTTGGTTGGTCTGATTGACATTTTCGACATTTGCAAGAGGTGGTTTTTTGCTTGCAATTGCTGCTGTCTTCTTGGTTTTCTTGTCTGCTGTAAAACCTTTGACAATTTGGGAACCCCATGAGGATCCAAACTTAGGTTTCAGAGAACTCGAATTGCTTTTGGAGTCAACCCTTGATCTGCATGGCTTTGTTTGGTTGTCAAACATGATTTCCTCTTTCATCTTTTCCCAGGGTTACCAGTTTACCACACTCCAAGCACCATTCAGCACTGCACATAAATGAGGAAAGTTGTTGATATATGTAGCAGGCAATATCACCAcaagaaaaatagaaataaataATATGGTCAGCTGATTTGTGAAAGAAGTAGAGGATTATGTGCCCATtttcaaactatatatatagccCCACAACATCCATCAAACTCAGTATTCGGGCCAAAGGAGCTCTTATCAGCAACTCTATGTATGGAACAGTTAATACCGGAACAGACCATTTAAGTTTTAATCCGAAAAGCCTTCCCTTCTCTAGTCGCTCccatgaattttttaagcctggcGAGAGCTGCACGGCATTCCTTAGGGATTAAATTGACTACAACTATCCAAGCACACTTATGCGAAACAAAAGGAGATTACACAGGCCTGAACAGTCAAGTTTAGCACTTTTGAGTAACCATCTCATTGTGAATCGCTGGATTCCAAAATCTTTCTGGCAgaagaataaataaataataaagttTTTGAGGTAAACCCATGCTTTCTACTACTCctacaaaggaaaaggaaatgAGCAAGAATAGGACATGGATACTGCGATTGAGTCAGATCCGGGTAAAAATAGCTTGCATTGAGGTTTGGGGGTGCCCCCCGTTGAGCACAGAAGGAAAGGAAGAGAGGGGACGGGCATACCAGCATAGTGGTCGTCGCCGGTGAACGGACTAGGAAAGGGGCGTCGCCGGTAGCCCAATCGTCGTCGGCGGCAATAAAGGAAGGCAAAGGGAGAGGGACCAAAATTACAGCTAAAAAAGATTGACACTGAAATCCTCCAACCCCAACCCTAAGCAACTCAAATCTGCAGCATTCCACTCCACCAGAACGAACCTGGCTATGCCGACAAAGAGCCCCGGATCAGCTCAACCTACTTTAGCTACTCCAAAGACCGCAGCCACGACCGCGGTGGCCGCCGGCGTTTAGAATACTGAAGCAACGAGCAACTGGCACTAGCAGTAGTGGCAGTGGCGCTCTAGTAGCCAATAAATAAAGAAGGAAATCGCCCCAGCGCCCAGCGGAGTGTGGAgccgtggaggaggaggaggacggaaACAAACAAGGGATGGTGCTTCGGATGCTTGCCTCGCCGGCTCGCCCCAAGACGGGGAGAGAGAGAATCCGTCCGTCCCCCACGCGCGGATTTTTTCAGTGGATTCCTCCCGGGTTCCGAGACGCCACCGCGACCGCCTCGAGGTCTCTCGCTCCCCCCCGTGGAGAAGAGAGAGTGAGGAAGGGgggttttgaattttgaaatcgGAGATGGGGAAGAAAAAGGTGAGTAGCCGTAGCATAGCTCCACTCCAGCACGCTGTCGCTAGCTGGGGGCAGAGGCAGAGCAGTGGAGCTTACTGACGTGTGGGGTCCTCCGTGTCCGGTGGTCGGCTTCGGCATTTTGCCTGATTTTTCGCTCCTGTGTCCGTCCACCTGTCCATGTCCACGGTGTCACGCTCGGGAGCAACCACAATGCTCGGAGCTTCACGACACGACACGGTAAGGAAAAAGTCCACACACGTTTCTCAACTTTTACGAAAATCTATTTTTCTTTTAAACTTTAAAACTGATTAAAATACCTCTCTTAATTTTTAAAGTCATTCATCTTATCATCCTACCCTGGTTAAAAAGGTTTCGAATGcgactttatttttttatttttcatttattttaacTGAATCTTTAATAAAATCATAGTAAAACAtagaaaattataaaataaaaatctatTTTTCTTAGActttacatgagtagatctacataatGAATATACAATATAATATGATTTGATATAaaattttgttgtagctttagatctattcTTTTCTGTAATTAAAAGGAATAATTCATAGGTGTAGATTCTATTGTTCAATTGTGGTGAAGTTTTTATGGTATGCTAATTATTGTATACTTAAGCTGTACTAAAATTCTATACTCATTAGattatgtataacttagttatagattttatttatatttatacttgttaaatataaataaatctataaataAACTATACATGATTCAATGAGTATGAATTTTTAACCATAATTCAGCCATACAATAGCTAGCCCACCCTAAAACTTTTCATCGCAATTGGATCATAGAAACtgcagctatgaattaattacagaaaagtaTAGATATAAAGACACAACAAAAACTATACTAAAACATAttatattatatgtttactgtgtagatctactcacgtGGATTCCcataaaattagatttttttttatgattttttctatgatttactataatttttcaaaaatttagtcaaaataaataaataaaaaagataaaaccaCCTTCAAAACTGATTATAACAAAGACCAACTGACCAAGGAGGCAAGATGAACAgttttaaaagttgagagaTGTGTTTTGTCCAGTTTTAGAGTTTCGAAGAGGAAAAAGCAAACTTTTGTGAAAGTTGAAGGAGGTAATATAGACTTTTTTCCAACTTAAAAGACTAGGTGGATATCTTAAAAGGATTCGAACTAGTTTAGAATATGTGAAAAATAGAAACTTTTTGCTTTGTGGGCAACCATGGTGAAGTCTTGCTTGATATTCGCCTCTTGCACAATCAACAGACtagttagggcactcacaatgcagactctatcatagagtctaaagttatttattacctcgaataatgtggacttagagtctaaataagacttggagtcttattttttctacctttttctccaataaatatgctgccacatcagcaaaataccataaacaatatataattaattgtcttggactctgtgatagagtcttgcatcgtGAGTGCCCTTAGACGCTACAATGGATGGTTCCATTACTTACCTATTTGGATTTGACGCTCGCACTACCCATTAAACTAGGCACTAGTGCTGACAAGGGGGTGGCGCCATAGATAGGGGTGGCAATGAAGCGGATGAAGGCCTTGTTATCCA
This window of the Sorghum bicolor cultivar BTx623 chromosome 7, Sorghum_bicolor_NCBIv3, whole genome shotgun sequence genome carries:
- the LOC8074070 gene encoding protein CHUP1, chloroplastic, which produces MKEEIMFDNQTKPCRSRVDSKSNSSSLKPKFGSSWGSQIVKGFTADKKTKKTAAIASKKPPLANVENVNQTNQQIPYHSRVKRSLIGDFPCSPAGAQVHPHVFDCHNIRSPASHDLFLELDHLREQLRESKERELALQSELRQCRENPKVSELEKELDSMRDEVDRLARLKTSLEAEKTNISEQLSALSSMVEHHEENVRLDGHGNRIPSVNGDNTPSENLEFEVVELRRLNKELQFQKRNLAIKLSSAESKLAGLEKNAESDIVAKVQAEASLLRHTNANLSKQVEGLQMSRLTEVEELAYLRWINSCLRHELCNSDQAARAMTDIDCNGVMAFNEGDGGEGDAKNAEDSSDIKFSIAERIKQWSQNDKSCQASKKEALLDRAWIEAAEARSPTRRHSLGGPKGCAQDFNIIKRRQSDTFISLLDATDESFACNKDPTIREKRDLLVDKYDFGRSESSRFVLSKPEVCKSQCLDVEKRALRIPNPPPRPSVSVSNSGPSNGSTVNPPRPPPPPPPPKFSSKSTGVMKRAPQVAELYHSLMRRDTKKDTSSGGICEAANSANVRSSMIGEIENRSSHLQAIKADVETQGEFVKSLIKEVTSAAYKDIEDVVAFVKWLDDELGFLVDERAVLKHFDWPEKKADTLREAAFGYQDLKKLESEVSNYKDDPRLPCEIALKKMVTLSEKTERGVYNLLRTREAMMRQCKEFNIPTDWMLDNNLISKIKFASVKLAKMYMKRVAMELQYMGPLNKDPALEYMLLQAVRFAFRMHQFAGGFDPETMDAFEELRNLVHVRNSTQ